In Quercus robur chromosome 11, dhQueRobu3.1, whole genome shotgun sequence, the following proteins share a genomic window:
- the LOC126706089 gene encoding exopolygalacturonase-like has protein sequence MSRPFFHGKLLLVLSIYYFNGVFGREAVSVVKGIEFETQKGRHVLHHKGRRRSALFDFDVMSFGARADGRTDDTRAFRTAWKKACESSGSVNLLIPKGTYLIGHIEFTGPCNNVSSLTVHLKGYLKATTDLSKYGFSAGWVEFGWVEGLTLTGGGTLDGQGAKAWPYNDCPTDSNCKLLPTNVKFMAMNKTVVRGITSLNSKFFHIALVECKNFKGSKIKISAPANSPNTDGIHIERSSSVYFSGSHIGTGDDCISVGQGNSQVTITGVTCGPGHGISVGSLGRYRNEGDVSGLLVRDCTMIGTTNGIRIKTWENSPGSSAVTNMTFENIVMNNVTNPIIIDQTYCPFTSCTSMAPSRVKISDIYFKNIRGTSSSKVAVALECSKGMPCQNIYLENVHLDLSSGEKHATSTCKNVRAKYIGTQLPPPCS, from the exons ATGAGCCGGCCTTTCTTCCATGGCAAATTGCTCTTGGTGCTGTCTATCTATTATTTCAATGGTGTTTTTGGCAGAGAAGCAGTGTCAGTTGTGAAAGGCATTGAATTTGAGACACAAAAGGGTAGACACGTTTTACATCACAAGGGGAGGAGAAGGTCtgctttatttgattttgatgtcaTGAGCTTTGGTGCTCGAGCAGATGGCCGAACTGATGACACTCGG GCCTTCAGAACAGCATGGAAGAAGGCATGTGAGTCCTCAGGCTCAGTGAATCTTCTGATACCAAAAGGGACATACTTGATTGGCCACATCGAGTTTACTGGCCCGTGCAATAATGTATCATCTCTAACTGTTCATTTGAAG GGTTATTTGAAAGCAACAACAGACTTGTCGAAGTATGGATTCAGTGCtggttgggttgaatttggaTGGGTAGAGGGGCTGACCTTGACCGGAGGTGGAACCTTGGATGGCCAAGGTGCTAAAGCCTGGCCTTACAATGACTGCCCCACTGATTCCAACTGCAAACTTCTTCCAACT AATGTGAAATTCATGGCAATGAATAAGACAGTTGTACGTGGCATAACTTCGCTGAATAGCAAGTTCTTTCACATAGCTCTCGTGGAGTGCAAGAACTTCAAAGGTAGTAAAATCAAGATTTCAGCCCCAGCAAACAGTCCTAACACTGATGGCATTCACATTGAGAGAAGCTCTAGTGTCTACTTTTCTGGATCACATATTGGTACGGGTGATGACTGCATCTCTGTTGGACAAGGAAATTCTCAAGTCACCATCACAGGTGTCACTTGTGGACCTGGTCACGGTATCAG TGTTGGAAGTTTGGGAAGATATCGGAATGAAGGAGATGTAAGTGGACTTTTGGTGAGGGATTGTACCATGATAGGTACTACAAATGGCATTAGGATTAAGACATGGGAAAACTCTCCAGGCAGCAGTGCAGTCACCAATATGACATTTGAGAACATTGTCATGAACAATGTGACCAATCCCATTATAATTGACCAAACATATTGTCCCTTCACGTCTTGCACTTCCATG GCACCATCTCGAGTGAAGATCAGTGACATATATTTTAAGAACATTAGAGGGACTTCATCATCAAAGGTAGCAGTGGCACTTGAATGCAGCAAAGGGATGCCATGTCAGAACATATACCTTGAAAATGTTCACTTGGACCTGTCATCAGGGGAGAAACATGCCACTTCCACTTGTAAAAATGTTAGAGCTAAATACATTGGGACCCAACTCCCTCCACCATGTTCTTAG
- the LOC126705307 gene encoding damage-control phosphatase At2g17340-like produces the protein MESASEMVPFPLLPTPIESNYRASTIPYRFPSDNPRKPTPTEIAWIDLFLNSVPSFKKRAESDPTVPDAAVKAEKFAQRYFEILEDFKKDPESHGGPPDCILLCRIREQILRELGFRDIFKKVKEEENAKAISLFANVVLLNDAIEDGGKRVENLVRGIFAGNIFDLGSAQLAEIFSKDGMSFLASCQNLVPRPWVIDDLDTFKLKWSKKSWKKAIIFVDNSGADIILGILPFARELLRRGTQVVLAANDLPSINDVTYPELIEIMSKLKDEHGQLMGVDTSNLLLANSGNDLPVIDLSRVSEELAYLASDADLVILEGMGRGIETNLYAQFKCDSLKIGMVKHPEVAQFLGGRLYDCVFKYNEVLS, from the exons ATGGAGAGCGCATCGGAAATGGTGCCATTTCCGTTGCTTCCAACACCGATCGAATCGAATTACAGAGCTAGTACCATTCCCTACAGGTTTCCATCCGATAATCCCCGCAAGCCCACTCCTACGGAGATCGCCTGGATCGACCTCTTCCTCAATTCCGTTCCCTCCTTCAA GAAACGAGCAGAGAGTGATCCTACAGTCCCTGATGCAGCCGTTAAAGCTGAAAAATTTGCTCAGAG GTATTTTGAAATACTTGAGGACTTCAAGAAAGATCCTGAAAGTCATGGTGGGCCACCTGATTGCATT CTTCTCTGCAGAATTCGTGAGCAAATCCTTAGAGAATTGGGATTCAGGGATATATTCAAGAAAGTCAAG GAAGAAGAGAATGCAAAGGCTATATCCCTATTTGCGAATGTGGTTCTTCTTAATGATGCCATTGAAGATGGAGGAAAGCGCGTAGAGAATTTGGTCAGAGGAATATTTGCAGGAAACATATTTGATCTTGGTTCCGCACAG CTTGCAGAGATTTTCTCAAAGGATGGAATGTCCTTTTTAGCTAGTTGTCAAAACCTTGTCCCTCGACCTTGGGTTATTGATGATTTGGACACTTTCAAATTGAAATGGAGCAAGAAATCTTGGAAAAAG GCTATCATTTTTGTTGATAACTCAGGTGCAGATATTATTTTAGGGATTTTGCCATTTGCAAGAGAATTACTCCGACGTGGGACTCag GTTGTTTTGGCAGCCAATGACTTGCCTTCTATCAATGATGTAACTTACCCTGAACTAATTGAGATTATGTCAAAG CTGAAGGATGAACATGGACAGTTAATGGGTGTTGATACTTCAAATCTTTTACTTGCCAATTCTGGAAATGATTTGCCG GTTATTGATCTTTCAAGAGTTTCAGAAGAGCTTGCCTACCTAGCAAGTGATGCAGACTTGGTTATCTTGGAAGGGATG GGGCGTGGAATAGAGACAAATCTTTATGCACAATTTAAGTGTGATTCCCTCAAGATTGGGATG gtgAAACATCCAGAGGTGGCGCAGTTTCTTGGAGGACGACTTTACGACTGTGTCTTTAAATACAATGAAGTTTTGAGTTGA
- the LOC126706283 gene encoding uncharacterized protein LOC126706283 has protein sequence MSLRIKTVVDKFVEELKEALDADIQDRIMKEREMQSYIQEREREVAEREAAWKAELSRREAEIARQEARLKMEKENLEKEKSVLMGTASNQDNQDGALEITVSGEKYRCLRFAKAKK, from the exons atgtctCTTAGAATAAAGACGGTGGTAGATAAGTTTGTGGAGGAGCTAAAAGAAGCACTGGATGCAGATATTCAAGACAGAATCAtgaaggaaagagagatgcagaGTTACATCCAAGAGCGTGAACGCGAAGTCGCCGAACGTGAAGCCGCTTGGAAGGCTGAGCTCTCTCGTCGCGAG GCAGAGATTGCCCGACAAGAAGCAAGGCTGAAGATGGAGAAAGAAAAtcttgagaaagagaaaagtgttCTAATGGGAACTGCATCAAATCAAGACAACCAAGATGGAGCTCTTGAAATCACTGTAAGCGGAGAAAAATATCGATGCCTTAGGTTTGCAAAGgcaaaaaaatga
- the LOC126705767 gene encoding pentatricopeptide repeat-containing protein At2g03880, mitochondrial, with protein MKAISKLKSIASASPSRSRSLSLVSIGSRNVPASSFSSLLDEFTNFCYQRDLPRAMKAMDAMQRHGIWADSITYSELIKCCLARRAVNEAKLVHNHVFSNGHQPTTFLINILLNMYVKFNILNQAQELFDQMPERNVVSWTTMISAYTNAKLNAKALNYLILMLREGVMPNMFTYSSVLRACDGLLSLKQLHCSIIKAGLESDVFVRSALIDIYSKLGELQNALGVFNEMVTGDLVVWNSIVGGFAQNSDGDEALNLYKRMKRAGFPPDQSTLTSVLRACTGLALLELGRQVHVHVIKFDQDLILNNALLDMYCKCGSLKDANFVFTRMLEKDVISWSTMIAGLAQNGFSREALNLFQSMKDYGAKPNYITILGVLFACSHAGLVEDGWYYFQSMKKHFGIDPGREHYGCIIDLLGRAGKLDQAIKLINKMGFEPDAVTWRALLGACRVHRNVDLAIFAAKQILKLDPEDAGTYILLSNIYANSQRWDEVAEVRRTMKAKGVRKEPGCSWIEVNKKIHAFILGDNSHPQIDEINSHLNQLIHRLMGLGYVPDTNFVLQDLEGEQSEDSLRYHSEKLAIAFGMISMSRGKTIRIRKNIRICGDCHIFAKLLTKMEQRTIVIRDPIRYHHFQDGVCSCGDYW; from the coding sequence ATGAAAGCCATTTCAAAGCTCAAAAGCATAGCATCTGCATCACCTTCGCGTTCGCGTTCACTCTCTCTCGTCTCCATTGGTTCGCGCAATGTGCCAGCCTCCTCCTTCTCGTCTCTGCTCGATGAGTTCACCAACTTCTGCTATCAAAGAGACCTCCCACGAGCCATGAAGGCCATGGACGCTATGCAAAGACACGGCATCTGGGCCGATTCTATCACTTACTCCGAGCTCATCAAGTGTTGCTTGGCTCGCAGGGCTGTCAATGAGGCTAAGCTTGTTCATAACCATGTCTTCTCTAATGGGCACCAGCCAACAACCTTTCTTATCAACATTCTTCTCAACATGTACGTGAAATTTAACATCTTGAATCAAGCTCAGGAACTGTTCGACCAAATGCCTGAAAGAAACGTTGTTTCATGGACAACGATGATTTCAGCTTACACTAATGCTAAGCTCAATGCCAAGGCACTCAATTATTTGATACTGATGCTTAGAGAAGGTGTCATGCCTAATATGTTCACTTACTCTTCAGTTTTGAGAGCCTGTGATGGGTTATTAAGTCTCAAACAGCTGCATTGTAGTATTATCAAAGCTGGTTTAGAATCCGATGTCTTTGTTCGGAGTGCTCTTATTGATATATACTCAAAATTGGGTGAGTTGCAAAATGCACTAGGTGTTTTCAATGAGATGGTGACTGGAGATTTGGTTGTTTGGAATTCTATCGTAGGGGGATTTGCTCAAAACAGTGATGGTGATGAAGCTTTGAACCTGTATAAGAGAATGAAGAGAGCTGGTTTTCCACCTGATCAGTCGACACTAACTAGTGTCTTGAGAGCCTGTACTGGGTTAGCGCTTCTAGAATTGGGCAGACAGGTCCATGTTCATGTAATAAAGTTTGATCAAGATCTAATCCTTAACAATGCACTTCTGGATATGTATTGCAAGTGTGGCAGTTTGAAAGATGCAAACTTCGTGTTTACTAGGATGTTGGAGAAGGATGTAATCTCTTGGAGCACCATGATTGCAGGGTTAGCCCAAAACGGTTTCAGCCGAGAGGCACTTAACTTGTTTCAATCCATGAAAGATTATGGGGCAAAACCTAACTACATTACAATTCTTGGGGTTCTGTTTGCCTGTAGCCATGCTGGGCTTGTAGAAGATGGGTGGTACTACTTTCAATCGATGAAGAAACATTTTGGGATCGATCCAGGAAGAGAGCATTATGGTTGCATTATTGATCTACTTGGAAGGGCTGGGAAGCTTGATCAAgcaattaagttaattaataaaatggGATTTGAACCAGATGCTGTGACGTGGAGAGCTTTGCTGGGTGCATGCAGAGTTCACCGAAATGTGGATCTAGCTATATTTGctgccaaacaaattttaaaactgGACCCTGAAGATGCAGGAACCTATATATTGTTATCTAATATATATGCCAATTCTCAAAGGTGGGATGAGGTTGCAGAAGTTAGGAGGACCATGAAAGCTAAAGGAGTCAGGAAAGAACCAGGGTGTAGCTGGATTGAAGTGAACAAAAAGATTCATGCTTTTATTTTAGGAGATAACTCACATCCACAAATAGATGAGATCAACAGTCACCTAAACCAGTTGATTCATAGATTGATGGGGCTGGGTTATGTTCCAGACACTAATTTTGTCTTGCAAGATCTTGAGGGTGAACAGAGCGAAGACTCACTTCGATACCACAGTGAGAAACTGGCAATTGCCTTTGGTATGATCAGCATGTCAAGGGGGAAGACTATCAGGATCAGGAAAAACATCCGGATTTGCGGTGACTGTCATATCTTTGCAAAACTGTTAACAAAGATGGAACAGCGGACTATAGTTATTAGAGATCCCATTCGGTACCATCATTTTCAGGATGGCGTATGCTCTTGTGGGGATTATTGGTAA
- the LOC126705308 gene encoding cysteine protease XCP1-like → MALSSYSKISLLAFSVSLFACFALAHDFSIVGYSPEHLTCLDKILELFESWVSKHGKTYRSIEEKLHRFEIFKDNLKHIDERNKEISSYWLGLNEFADMSHEEFKNKYLGLKPALPRRGGSSRDFSYRDVVDLPKSVDWRKNGAVTPVKNQGSCGSCWAFSTVAAVEGISQIVSGNLTSLSEQELIDCDRTFNNGCNGGLMDYAFEFIVSSGGLHKEEDYPYLMKEGTCEEQKEEMEMVKISGYQDVPQNDEESLLKALAHQPLSVAIDASGRDFQFYSGGIFNGHCGTELDHGVTAVGYGSLKGSDYIIVKNSWGPKWGEKGYIRMKRNTGKPEGLCGINKMASYPTKKN, encoded by the exons ATGGCTCTCTCTTCATATTCTAAGATCTCCCTTCTAGCCTTTTCTGTGTCTCTCTTTGCATGTTTTGCTCTGGCTCACGATTTTTCTATTGTGGGTTATTCACCGGAGCACTTGACTTGCTTGGATAAAATCTTAGAGCTGTTTGAATCATGGGTGTCAAAACATGGCAAAACTTACAGGAGCATTGAAGAGAAGTTGCATAGGTTTGAGATATTCAAAGACAACTTGAAGCACATTGATGAGAGAAATAAGGAGATTAGTAGCTACTGGCTTGGGTTGAATGAGTTTGCAGACATGAGCCATGAGGAGTTTAAGAATAAGTATTTAGGATTGAAACCTGCTTTGCCCAGAAGAGGAGGGTCCTCCAGAGATTTTAGTTACAGAGATGTGGTAGATTTGCCCAAGTCTGTGGATTGGAGAAAGAATGGAGCTGTTACTCCAGTCAAGAACCAAGGTTCATGTG GTAGTTGTTGGGCATTTTCTACCGTCGCTGCTGTTGAGGGCATAAGCCAGATAGTCTCTGGAAATTTAACTTCATTGTCTGAGCAAGAGCTGATTGATTGTGATAGAACTTTCAATAATGGCTGCAATGGGGGTCTGATGGATTATGCATTTGAATTCATTGTCTCCAGTGGTGGACTGCATAAGGAGGAAGACTATCCATATTTAATGAAGGAAGGAACTTGTGAAGAGCAGAAG GAAGAAATGGAGATGGTGAAAATTAGTGGTTATCAAGATGTGCCACAAAATGATGAAGAAAGTCTTTTGAAAGCATTGGCACACCAACCACTGAGTGTAGCTATTGACGCCTCTGGTCGAGACTTTCAATTTTATAGTGGG GGAATATTCAATGGCCATTGTGGAACTGAGCTAGATCATGGAGTAACAGCTGTTGGATATGGTTCCTTGAAGGGGTCAGATTACATCATTGTGAAGAATTCATGGGGACCAAAGTGGGGGGAGAAAGGGTACATAAGGATGAAGAGAAACACTGGAAAACCCGAGGGACTTTGTGGTATCAACAAAATGGCTTCATATCCTACCAAAAAGAACTGA
- the LOC126705768 gene encoding uncharacterized protein LOC126705768 isoform X3, producing MKCVGMQYLEAIRKLKASGFHPLRSVYLSFVPDEEIGGHDGVEKFVDSDVFTNMNLGIVLDEGLASPSEDYRVFYAERSPWWLVIKATGQPGHGAKLYDNSAMENLFKSIESVRRFRDSQFDLVKAGLQAEGEVVSINMVFLKAGTPSPTGFVMNLQPSVAQAGFDIRVPPTADPESLERRIAEEWAPVSRNMTFELGQFKQKANVHDKFGKPVLTATDSSNPWWDLLEEAVRKANGKLGKPEVFPAATDSRYFRELGFPAIGFSPMANTPILLHDHNEFLNQDEYLKGVDVYVSIIKAYASYVEHTRKEGSKDEL from the exons ATGAAGTGTGTTGGCATGCAATACCTTGAGGCCATTCGAAAGTTGAAGGCTTCTGGCTTTCACCCACTTCGCTCTGTTTACTTGTCTTTTGTACCTGACGAGGAGATTGGTGGCCATGATGGTGTTGAAAAGTTCGTCGATTCCGACGTTTTCACCAATATGAACCTGGGGATTGTACTTGACgaag GGTTGGCTTCCCCAAGTGAGGATTACAGGGTGTTTTATGCTGAGAGGAGTCCCTGGTGGCTAGTGATTAAGGCTACTGGACAGCCAGGCCATGGTGCAAAATTGTATGACAATAGTGCTATGGAGAATCTATTCAAAAGCATTGAGAGTGTGAGAAGGTTCCGGGATTCGCAGTTTGATTTGGTGAAGGCTGGTTTGCAGGCCGAGGGTGAGGTTGTTTCAATTAATATGGTGTTTTTGAAGGCCGGCACGCCGTCTCCCACT GGTTTTGTCATGAATTTGCAGCCATCTGTAGCACAAGCAGGTTTTGATATTCGGGTGCCACCAACTGCTGATCCAGAATCTTTGGAGAGACGAATTGCTGAAGAATGGGCTCCTGTCTCACGTAATATGACATTTGAG CTTGGGCAGTTCAAGCAGAAGGCTAATGTGCACGATAAGTTTGGGAAGCCAGTCCTCACTGCGACTGATAGTTCTAACCCCTGGTGGGACCTACTAGAAGAAGCTGTTAGAAAAGCTAATGGAAAACTTGGTAAACCAGAGGTCTTTCCTGCTGCAACAGATTCTCGCTACTTCCGGGAACTAGGCTTTCCAGCCATTGGCTTCTCCCCTATGGCAAACACTCCTATCCTTCTCCATGATCATAACGAG TTTCTAAACCAAGATGAGTACTTGAAAGGAGTTGATGTCTATGTGTCAATAATCAAAGCTTATGCATCTTATGTTGAGCATACAAGAAAGGAAGGCTCCAAAGATGAGTTGTAA
- the LOC126705768 gene encoding uncharacterized protein LOC126705768 isoform X2, with protein sequence MELSYRTIISLLLLFLSSSITITNAEDLEDPSSSSSIISRFLRYLQINTAQPTPNYGESTQFILSQAKSLSLEAQTFEFVQSKPFILLKWPGSNPNLPSILLNSHTDVVPVEHEKWSHPPFGAHLDSLGNIYARGSQDMKCVGMQYLEAIRKLKASGFHPLRSVYLSFVPDEEIGGHDGVEKFVDSDVFTNMNLGIVLDEGLASPSEDYRVFYAERSPWWLVIKATGQPGHGAKLYDNSAMENLFKSIESVRRFRDSQFDLVKAGLQAEGEVVSINMVFLKAGTPSPTGFVMNLQPSVAQAGFDIRVPPTADPESLERRIAEEWAPVSRNMTFEFKQKANVHDKFGKPVLTATDSSNPWWDLLEEAVRKANGKLGKPEVFPAATDSRYFRELGFPAIGFSPMANTPILLHDHNEFLNQDEYLKGVDVYVSIIKAYASYVEHTRKEGSKDEL encoded by the exons ATGGAGCTGAGTTACAGAACCATCATATCTTTACTACTCTTGTTCCTTTCTTcatcaataacaataacaaacgCTGAAGATTTAGAAgacccatcatcatcatcatcaatcaTCTCAAGATTCCTACGCTACCTTCAAATCAACACTGCTCAGCCAACCCCCAACTACGGAGAATCAACCCAATTCATTCTCTCTCAAGCCAAATCTCTCTCCCTCGAAGCCCAAACCTTCGAGTTCGTCCAATCTAAGCCTTTCATCCTCCTCAAATGGCCAGGCTCCAATCCCAACCTCCCTTCCATCCTCCTCAACTCTCACACCGACGTCGTTCCAGTCGAGCATGAAAAGTGGTCCCACCCACCCTTCGGGGCCCACCTCGATTCTCTGGGTAATATTTACGCCAGAGGCTCCCAGGATATGAAGTGTGTTGGCATGCAATACCTTGAGGCCATTCGAAAGTTGAAGGCTTCTGGCTTTCACCCACTTCGCTCTGTTTACTTGTCTTTTGTACCTGACGAGGAGATTGGTGGCCATGATGGTGTTGAAAAGTTCGTCGATTCCGACGTTTTCACCAATATGAACCTGGGGATTGTACTTGACgaag GGTTGGCTTCCCCAAGTGAGGATTACAGGGTGTTTTATGCTGAGAGGAGTCCCTGGTGGCTAGTGATTAAGGCTACTGGACAGCCAGGCCATGGTGCAAAATTGTATGACAATAGTGCTATGGAGAATCTATTCAAAAGCATTGAGAGTGTGAGAAGGTTCCGGGATTCGCAGTTTGATTTGGTGAAGGCTGGTTTGCAGGCCGAGGGTGAGGTTGTTTCAATTAATATGGTGTTTTTGAAGGCCGGCACGCCGTCTCCCACT GGTTTTGTCATGAATTTGCAGCCATCTGTAGCACAAGCAGGTTTTGATATTCGGGTGCCACCAACTGCTGATCCAGAATCTTTGGAGAGACGAATTGCTGAAGAATGGGCTCCTGTCTCACGTAATATGACATTTGAG TTCAAGCAGAAGGCTAATGTGCACGATAAGTTTGGGAAGCCAGTCCTCACTGCGACTGATAGTTCTAACCCCTGGTGGGACCTACTAGAAGAAGCTGTTAGAAAAGCTAATGGAAAACTTGGTAAACCAGAGGTCTTTCCTGCTGCAACAGATTCTCGCTACTTCCGGGAACTAGGCTTTCCAGCCATTGGCTTCTCCCCTATGGCAAACACTCCTATCCTTCTCCATGATCATAACGAG TTTCTAAACCAAGATGAGTACTTGAAAGGAGTTGATGTCTATGTGTCAATAATCAAAGCTTATGCATCTTATGTTGAGCATACAAGAAAGGAAGGCTCCAAAGATGAGTTGTAA
- the LOC126705768 gene encoding uncharacterized protein LOC126705768 isoform X1, with the protein MELSYRTIISLLLLFLSSSITITNAEDLEDPSSSSSIISRFLRYLQINTAQPTPNYGESTQFILSQAKSLSLEAQTFEFVQSKPFILLKWPGSNPNLPSILLNSHTDVVPVEHEKWSHPPFGAHLDSLGNIYARGSQDMKCVGMQYLEAIRKLKASGFHPLRSVYLSFVPDEEIGGHDGVEKFVDSDVFTNMNLGIVLDEGLASPSEDYRVFYAERSPWWLVIKATGQPGHGAKLYDNSAMENLFKSIESVRRFRDSQFDLVKAGLQAEGEVVSINMVFLKAGTPSPTGFVMNLQPSVAQAGFDIRVPPTADPESLERRIAEEWAPVSRNMTFELGQFKQKANVHDKFGKPVLTATDSSNPWWDLLEEAVRKANGKLGKPEVFPAATDSRYFRELGFPAIGFSPMANTPILLHDHNEFLNQDEYLKGVDVYVSIIKAYASYVEHTRKEGSKDEL; encoded by the exons ATGGAGCTGAGTTACAGAACCATCATATCTTTACTACTCTTGTTCCTTTCTTcatcaataacaataacaaacgCTGAAGATTTAGAAgacccatcatcatcatcatcaatcaTCTCAAGATTCCTACGCTACCTTCAAATCAACACTGCTCAGCCAACCCCCAACTACGGAGAATCAACCCAATTCATTCTCTCTCAAGCCAAATCTCTCTCCCTCGAAGCCCAAACCTTCGAGTTCGTCCAATCTAAGCCTTTCATCCTCCTCAAATGGCCAGGCTCCAATCCCAACCTCCCTTCCATCCTCCTCAACTCTCACACCGACGTCGTTCCAGTCGAGCATGAAAAGTGGTCCCACCCACCCTTCGGGGCCCACCTCGATTCTCTGGGTAATATTTACGCCAGAGGCTCCCAGGATATGAAGTGTGTTGGCATGCAATACCTTGAGGCCATTCGAAAGTTGAAGGCTTCTGGCTTTCACCCACTTCGCTCTGTTTACTTGTCTTTTGTACCTGACGAGGAGATTGGTGGCCATGATGGTGTTGAAAAGTTCGTCGATTCCGACGTTTTCACCAATATGAACCTGGGGATTGTACTTGACgaag GGTTGGCTTCCCCAAGTGAGGATTACAGGGTGTTTTATGCTGAGAGGAGTCCCTGGTGGCTAGTGATTAAGGCTACTGGACAGCCAGGCCATGGTGCAAAATTGTATGACAATAGTGCTATGGAGAATCTATTCAAAAGCATTGAGAGTGTGAGAAGGTTCCGGGATTCGCAGTTTGATTTGGTGAAGGCTGGTTTGCAGGCCGAGGGTGAGGTTGTTTCAATTAATATGGTGTTTTTGAAGGCCGGCACGCCGTCTCCCACT GGTTTTGTCATGAATTTGCAGCCATCTGTAGCACAAGCAGGTTTTGATATTCGGGTGCCACCAACTGCTGATCCAGAATCTTTGGAGAGACGAATTGCTGAAGAATGGGCTCCTGTCTCACGTAATATGACATTTGAG CTTGGGCAGTTCAAGCAGAAGGCTAATGTGCACGATAAGTTTGGGAAGCCAGTCCTCACTGCGACTGATAGTTCTAACCCCTGGTGGGACCTACTAGAAGAAGCTGTTAGAAAAGCTAATGGAAAACTTGGTAAACCAGAGGTCTTTCCTGCTGCAACAGATTCTCGCTACTTCCGGGAACTAGGCTTTCCAGCCATTGGCTTCTCCCCTATGGCAAACACTCCTATCCTTCTCCATGATCATAACGAG TTTCTAAACCAAGATGAGTACTTGAAAGGAGTTGATGTCTATGTGTCAATAATCAAAGCTTATGCATCTTATGTTGAGCATACAAGAAAGGAAGGCTCCAAAGATGAGTTGTAA